In Acanthopagrus latus isolate v.2019 chromosome 6, fAcaLat1.1, whole genome shotgun sequence, the genomic window TATACTAGCCTCAGCATAAAGTTTTTCAGTGTAAAGCTTTCACACACTTCTGAACAGTGTGACAAAGTGAAAAGTTGCTTGATCCAGTCATCAGCCTCTCCCCGAGACAATATGTCTTGTAATGGATCACTTTTGAAAACCCTGTCTCCCATAATGGGGGGATGATTACTATCATTATTCAGTCAAGCTGCCTGTGCTGACAAGAAGTGGGAGGCACTACGTGTTAGTCAAATCATTCCGGGTTCATGATGAGAAtcagataataataaataataaagacaaattTTAACACTAATGAAATATTACAGGAGTAATGATTAGCTAGTCCCCTCTTCACTGAACGTACACATTTGATCACAGAACACAAGTGGTGTTACAatctataaaaaaataaatacagtacataatTGCAGTTGCTATTCTGTAGctaaacagaaatacatttatcttCCATTTCCTTCAAACCCAAGAGAGTAGTGATGATACCAACACTAAAATATTAACTATACTTAACAACCAGTTGAATAAACCAAATTCACAATCAAAATGTTCCTATGTATTTGTCTTTACATTCATTATCCTTTTAATTCCACGGTCATATGCACTGTAGTTCTTGTCACCTCTTCACTCCCACTGCCTTCCAAGTGTCAACGCTAACACATATGGAGTCATAAGCTCCTTTTTACTCAACACTGAAGAGCTTCACAGGGAGACTGTGGCACTGAGTATTTCAAGCATTTCCCCAGAGATGTCACCCTCCTCTTCAGATGTACTCAAGCCAACCAGGAGGAGTCACTAGTGCAGCAACAGGCAAACAGTCCCTCCACAGCTTCCCACCAGCCAATACTGCCAGTTGTGTTTGATGGGACACCAGCAATGTCAAAGGTGGGACCCTAGTTGCTGTGACAGTAGATGAGCGCTGACaatcaataaaaataagatCCTCATTACATCTAAATCCCACAATAGTTTCTTAACATGTAGCACAATAGTTAAATTAGGTGTACAACCTAATGTTAGTGAAAAAGATGTTGCATCTTGAATGAGATGTATGCACTTTGCCTAACATCATGACAAAAGGAAATGTACTTATAGGTTTTAAGCTACAGGGTTTTTCTGTTGTGGACTGCCATTGACTTTTTTCTGTAGACAAAATGGAATTAGAATTTTGATAGCTGTgatacaatatacagtacagtgtttAGAGTGGTGTCATATCTACAGTAGCTGCAAGTCGTCTCACTTGATGGTATGATCCCAGATCTTGACGGTCCAGTCCGAACTGCAAGAGATGAAGACCTTCGGGTGGAAGTGGTTCCACTTAACAGCATCCACTGCCATGCTGTGGGCAATATAGGTCTCCAGAAACTGGCTTGAGTAAGTCTTGGAGCACTGGGGAGTAAGAGCAAAGTCTTGACTTGGACAAAAATGATGATCTGTAAACACAGGATTTTCTCcaaaagctgcaatatgtaagatatTTTAGTTAAAGCCATTAAAGAGAGTAAATTTGTGATAAAAATCTGAAGAAGTAACAACTTTGAAATTATGACATGTCTGTAATGctttgcagagatatctactggcGTTAGCATtataaccagctagccccgtcCTGTCCCAGTgtaaagctcctgtgctagcagtggaaacacaaaaacttCCTTGGTGCCCAAAGCTCCAAGTCTGGACCGCTAGTGGTTACTTTAACGACTTAGTGTCCCCTAATTGTTTTGAGTatgacaggtggccaattcttccAGGCAAATTTCTCTTAAGCAAACTTTTCACTAGAGggctttaaaacatttttccatgCAAGTCTTTGCAGaactaaaaatacaatatttttttgaGAATGCTTTATGTATctggacacatttcattttgcattGGCAACTGAAAGGGTCTTGTTGTGACATTACTAATTACAGAGAGGCTAGAAGTCCAATATGTGCAACAGTTTCGGACCCAAAAAGAGAATTCTAATCCTCTGTAAATCAATGTTGAATTACCCTGTACGTTTCCACTTTATTTGCAATCGACAGAAGAGGATTAAAAGTACCACCACAGTAGCAGACTTAGATTTAAGTATTAAATTAACTGGACGAGCCAGGATAAAACAGCATGGCTTGTGGGGACAGCTGTTGCATTTCTAAGCACTGACAGCTTGATTGTTGCCCTGCAGCTAGGTGAAAGATTCTTAATCTGTCCTCTCCTGGggtttctgtgctgctgaacCTTGAGGTGACACCTCACAGACTGGGTGGGTGTCTGCCTGTATGTCCGCAAGGAGAGTGATGTGTGTCCCTATACACCCAGCATTCATCTAAGACACAACCATCATAGGAAGCAGATTCAGTCATGTTGCAAGGTAAAAAGCCAACGAGATGCAATCAGACATGTTTCAGTAGTGTCTCCTCACGATTAACTCGAATGAGTGAGCTAATCAGGGATAAGCAAAGAGGTGCATTTCACAGTGAGGAATTCAAAGGTAGCAAACATGATTCTTGTCTGAAGTGAAGGGAAACTGTGACAGTGATTTCACTGACAACACAAGACAAGTGAATCTAATGAGCATCTTGAATTGAGTACTGAATTGATGCACCTCAAAAAGGGCTTTTTCTCCATCTAGTGTCCTCTTTCAAATTAAATGGAACTAAATGGCTTGACTCGGCTTGTGTTGCTAAAAgcaccaaaataaataaatacatttgaaaaagtgAACAGCCGTGTTTCTTTTCAGAAATCATGGCCTGGTTACTTAATTAAATCCACAGACTTGCAGTTTCATTTAGGAACTATTGTCTTTCTGTATCACTGCACAGAAGGAAGTGTGCATCTGGTCATGGAGGCAAGCTAACAAAGCTAGCTAACACTGCACCTCATCCAAGGATTATGCTATTAATGTTGACATCCTGAAGAGGCACAAGGATGAGCCTCTCATTCACGACTAGATGCACGCTTCCTACTGTGTAGTAAAGCAGCATAGTTCGGCAGACAAAAGTTGATACATGAAACTgttcacaacaaggtctgttGATTACCTTGAGTAACTGgatcatgatttctggaaaatGACATTGCTGTTGAGGATTTTAAATGCATCTTTTGGCACCACAAACTGAGTGCCATCTCATTCCAGGCAAACATCCCTACGGCCAACATCTCCACACCTCGACAGCTCACACTAGAACTATCTAGATAGGTAGCAATACAGctaaagagaaaaatatgtttttttaaattgtttttggaTGACAGGGAAGTTCTTAAGCACTGGAGTTCAGACTGTGTTGGGACAATACTGGCTTGCGGTTTAAATCAGTTGAGATGTTGAGAATATTAAAAAGATAACATAAAGCAGCCTTGTCCTTTAACTTTACAATATCGTTATCTTCTAAACAGTGTGTTCACCTGTCTCTGTGTGCATTCTCTTTATGTTCACGTAAGACAGTCTTCCCTGAGGCAGTAGGTTTAATATTATAAACATATGCCAATTCAAATGAAGTGGGCATTTGTCAGTGAGCTGCACTTTTATTAAATCAATAGATTAAGGGCTGGCAACTACAAATAAATGAGACGTTCATGAGTGTCTTTCTGCCTACGGTAACAAGAACATGAGGAGGAGACGCGGAGAAAAGGTGGGAGGCCAACCAAAAACTACCAGCTGTCTGATGTGGACAGGGAGAGCCTCTGCTTAAGAAGACTCATTAAACCCTTAACGTCAAGCCTGAAGGGCTCCCAATGGgccaaacagacacacacaagtgcacatgCACAAATCTACAACCGCACATATAAAccagcaaacacatgcacatactaTTAATGGAAACTCTCTCGCTTCTGTACCCTTCAGAGTGCAAGCCCAGCAGGATATCTGagtgcagcacaaacaaaatgagctTACATTTTTCAGGGAGACAGTGTAAATCCCCAAGATGGTCCTAATGTCATTTAGAGGTGgtacagaaagaaaacacaataaagggATGGGGCTtcactgaacagcagcagcagaattttTGTGACAATCTTTTTCTTGAGCCAGCAAACTTTGGAAAACCAGACATATTTGTGAAAAGCCTATGGTATCTTTGAGTCATGTGAAAGCTTGTTATTTTTGCCAGTTAGTAGTTTCTAGTCACTCAAGTCACTCATGCCAGTCATCAAAAGTAAAGAAGTCAGGAGTTTGATATGAGAAGATGATAAGCACAACGGACTCTACAACAAGGTATTTAAAAATGGACACTGAAGTGGATGTAGGAGCAACTAGTTTAGCACCGCCTGCAACAGGGATGTAGGGAATTAATTAAGAGAAATGTAAGACAGCTATTGAGTCAGCACCACAGCCACTAATAGATACTCTGGAAGTAGCGGCGCAAGGGAGGAGAGACCCAGCTTGTAGCTTACCCTTTTAAGTATGCCTACATTTGGATTAAATAGTGCGTGGAGAGCTCTTTTGTTTTGCGCAAATGAAAcatccattgtgtgtgtgcattacgGCCATTCAGTCAGTAGGTCCGAAACAAGTAAATATAGCCAACCCAGGTGTGCAGGTATTGGGGCTGGACAACACAACCATTCACATAAAGTTACCGAGCCAACAGCTGTATTGTAGCCTAAGCAGATACAATGTTGAGCAGCATATCTGCTCTAGGATTTAAAGGCAGCTTAAAGGTAAATTATGTCAGATCTAGGAAATGGTGTCGTCTGTCAGAGGGCCCAGTAGACTTATGATGTCACAGCTTGTTACCCACTGCCGGGCCTAATGATGGGtcaaaaataatcataattcaACATGATCGCTGGGCTTTTGGCACATTTCACTGTGTAttgaatatgtttacatttccagacttgttttgtctgtctgacttttTTCTAGCTCCGTTGTCAGTGCTCATCAATATGCATGATGGGAAGCACCACTGTTGTGATGCATAGCTGAAATCAAGTACTGCATTTGATTTCACACTGGCTCTGTTTTGAACTGATTCCTATAGCACTGTCAAGCTGGACAACTCAACAGAgaatacagaatacagaatTCTATCGAAAATGTACACAGAATATTGGCACTGAGGATACAAGCTATGAATGAGGACGACAGTAAGTAAGGACACCTTTGTTCATTTGCcgaaaaaaatacaattacatgATACTATAGTGGACTGACAACATTAACACACGGTGTATGTACATGGTATGAAACTGGGACTCATCTGTCTCATTATAGGATTACAAGTTTGAAGTCTCTCCCTAAATGATCTAATACCCAtggctgcctgtgtgtttgaAGACCAATCTAAAAATGGATGTAATAATGCTAATTATATTCTATTTGCACTGAATGAAACGGTCCGTTAAAGATTGTAAATGAGGTGAATAATACAGTGCCTTATTAACATAACcctataaaatacatttaatagggttattttttaatcagttaCACATACACTATATTTGAATGTATTACTCATGCCAGTGTGCAATAGCTTGATGTTATTGTATCACAAGTTATGCTGTGATTCGCTTCCCCACTGGACATTTGGCTGCCTAAGTGAGCCATGTTAACAAGATGCTTAATTAATGTAACTGTAATGTAGTGTAGTGGAATCATTGAAACATACCTTGTGtattttcccctcctctgtgcCAACTAAGAAGAGATAGTCGATCTGTTTATGGAAGTCAAATGATGTTCCACTGGCTGTGGACAGGAGGGATCGAACACATTAATTAGACACACTGTTACGGACACTGACCTGATGAACTGGACTGAGGCAAATCTGATCTAATATCAGACGATATTTAAAGTGATAGGAgtttcaaaattaaaaacatacagtacattttcatATACATGTGCACAATGACATGCAGTGGAATGAAGCCCTTACCAATGCAGGGCTGCTGTGCATCCTCTGGCCCCTCAGAGACAGCACCATTCACTGACAGTCTGATAATGTCTGTAAAGACCAGCTCATTCTacaagcatgcaaacacacagtgatgaagTAATAGATGCTAATAGATAAGAgacatgtaaatgaaaacaaccaaataaattGAAGATAATAAATGCAAAcgtgaagaaacacacagacaaacatatcTAGAGGGCAAACAAAGAGCAACTAATTAGCGTCTTCCAAGctgcatattttcattttgctgagATAACATGAACAGAGGAAAAACTGCCTCTAATTAGACCACATAAGTTACAGAGAAAAATTGATGTAAATAAATAGTATTCCTTAGCTAACCTTGACAAGTGTCCAGGACACAACTCGGCCATCAGATGACACAGAATAGAAATTGTGGTTACTGTCCAAGTCATCATTCTGCCAGCACacctgaatgaaaaaaaatacattcaggtGATATTTCCTTTATTGTTGTGTACATTTAATTCTCTTTTGGGTTAGGTCAGTAGCATAACTGGTGTTAAAGTTTATTAGCCCACTTCTATTCCTAATAAACTGATTTGGGATGGCTCTCGTTGCAAAGGCCAGAAGAGCTTCCATGTAAATGAAGACAAAGTAACAGTGCAAGGATATAGTGACAGGAACTAGAGGGCCTGAACTCCCACCACCTCTACCATTGTCCCCTACTCTCACCTGCCAGACGGGGTCAGTGTGCTTGCCAGTCTTGGCTGTGCTCTTATACACAGGCTCCAGTCCCTCCTCCTGCAAGTTGTAGACAGCCACACAGCCATCATAGAAGCCGACCACTACCAGATAGGAATGCTGCTCATGTATGTCAAGGCACAAGACGCCAGAGGTGGTGGGGTAGATGTACTCTGGGAAGGCAGACTTCTTCAGTGAGTAGAAGACAAGCATGCCACGCCCCTGTTTACTGAAGTCGTctgacagggggagagagagagagagagagagagagagagagagagagagagagagagagagagagagagagagagagagaggagaggggatgaTCAGGTGAAATACCAAATATGCTTTATAGACAGCAGCAattaaaaactgtttcaaaTTAGATTAACATACACATTTATAGACCCTCATTGTGGATTACTTACAGGATCCCATTCCAACAGCAAATAGGTCCTGATATTTCTTATTCCTGTTGAGGAGAGGTGCATCAATCAGTCATTCCCAAAATAaacactggaaaacaaacacagatagcTGAGGCAAACAGTCAAAGATATTATCTTTAAAATACTTGATAGAATGAGAGTTGCACCTGCATATTTTTCCccagaataaaaatataatttgaaaGGAATAGCAGAAGACTTGATGATAAAACctaccagcagagggcagtgaCAGACAGTCTTTTGGCTTTGTCATAATGGAACTTCCACAAAGGGAGAAGGGTGCCCTCCTTGTCCCTGAACTCATCAGACGCATCCTCAAAGTATTTGAAATCTGAAGAGGCATGAAAGGAGggcaagaaagagaaagagaagagaagagaagagaagagaagagaagagaagagaagagaagagaaagtgtTTGAACTTGAACATCACATGGAATTGTGGTTTATTATTGTGTCACTTAACATGTTACTGGAGCATACCTTGTGCTACATCATCAAATGTATTCTGATTGACCATTCGTTCTAGGATAGTTGACTTCTTCGACAACTTGCCCATTTTGCTCATGTCATCCATCTATATAAGACAAACATTGTTAGAGACATAACAGAGAATACAAGATATGAGACAATATGAAAATTTCATGTCAGAATTCTCCAGTCCAACAAAAATGTGACTGACGGtatgacaataaacaaactggaatcactttaataaataaatagtaatCTCAGCTCTCTGTCATTCTTTAGTTTGGAATCTGTAGTATTTATAACCATCGAATTGGGAGGGATACAATGTGCAAGCTATGTCTTTAGCCATATTGACAGGTTTTGGCAATTCAATATAAATCAGAAACAATGATGTAGGACTGTATGGGCTAGACAGCTTTTCAAATCAACCATGTTGGATGGGTATTCAAGGTTATCTCGATTCACAATTATCCCCATAATGAAAATTCCCCACAATTAACTTATTGTGAGACTTTTATCATTGCATCCCTAATAACAACACGAGTATGATGATAAAGTTTCACCCTGTGTGCTGGGTAGCCATATTGTTAACTTCAAAGATACTATGATTTAACAGCCATTAATAATGTATGTAAAGCAATGAATGCATGGCATGTATGGCAACAAGATTAATATGAGCTGTAACTGTGCTAAGATTACAGCACGTACATAGAAAAATGATATATATAGGCTGGATAGTTCAAGTCTCAATTTACCTGAGCCTCCGTCAGCATCGTCTTCTTCTTGCTTTTGTCACTATCTTTCTTTGATGGTGCCGCTTTCTGCTtctctttattcttttcttgcttctgcagctcctccacgtACGCGTCATATATCTCCCACTGCAAAGAGAATTGAGTTATTCCAGTCAGCCCATGTGGGCATATATATTCACTGATGCTCAACTGCGTGAAAATAAGCCTTCCTTAAACATCTCTTTTTAACACATCAGGTAATCCAGTACCTGACTAGCGGTGGCAGAGAAGATGTTGCGTGGGGGAGGTTCAGTCTGGCAGCTTCTCTCctacaggaaaataaaaaaaattactccAGACAAATTCTTGAGGCTATGCATATTTTATTACACAAACAGCAATACTGTGTTTTTCATACCCTCCAATATTAAAACAATGCCTTTGTCTGAATGTAGTTAACTTAACTACTATGTCAACTGTAATAACCACAGTTGTGACGACAAGTGAAAGACTGGTTATCTTTCCTCCTACCCTTAGTGGGTTATTGAGAGTCTGGGAggccctctcactgaagttgaACTGGTTAGTAATTTTTGGCTCCTTCTTGTCAGTTTTGGAGGCAGCACTGTCTGGTCTATCCtcttctccagcttcctccacctcccctccatcctctaCAGGTGTTGCCTGTGGAAAACCAACAGGGGGAAGTGTTAACTTACTGACCTCGTGAGGGCACTGGATTCTGTTCAGAATGGAGTATACTGTCCAGCACAATGTATTGCTCTGATTTTAGTTCaacatataaaatgtcatatagAACATAGTTTTACCGGGGTTTCTGGTTTCTCCTCATCAGGCTCTGTTCCAGTGTCGACTGTTGCAGTCTCTGAACACATGAGAAATATTACATCATGATTTGACTGTGTAGAAAACAAACTTGAATCTTGAATATGATGGCACATGTTGCAAGTGACATCTTGTGGCAACAATTATGCACTACACCAGCAAACACTTCAtgtaacagcaacacaacaggGAACACTATGAGCTTGAATATGTATAGACACATAATattactgcagtgtgttttagtACCCTCAGAGAGACCCTCCTTGGCCCTCAGTCTACGAGCTTCATCAGAGTCTTGATGCAGGAGGCTGCCCTCCAACACGAAGTGAACAGCCATCTGATCCACAACACTTGTAGACTTGAAGGAACGTTCCTGGGAAACGCAAAAAGCTATGACGTGAGGAACAGCGAGCAGAGAAATGTATTGTGTTTAAAGTTATTAGTAAATTACAAATGTATGTTAATCAACTAGTTACATGGTCTCAAACATATCTGAcacaaaaaggcacaaaaacattGGCTTGGAATACCTTATCCTCATCTTTTAAAGGTGAATACATATAAGGCAAGTGACAATCTGCCGTTTTCATGAAAAAATTCTTCAGTACATGGCGGCTTCAGCACTGCAGTGATGCCTGCATCTATAGTGAGTCATGTGAATGTATAAGCCTCAATATAACTTTACCTTGAAGCTATAGCGCACAATATTTTGGGGGGCATGTGGGTTGTTTGCAGTCAGGATCCTGGTGATTTCCTCTTTCAGCTCCTAATGACAACATTATAGATAAAGCAGAAATCACAACAGGACAGGTGAAGGCCTGTGTAATTTTGCAGAGGTATTATTTGCAAAAACAATGACCAAAAGGAGGATGATGAACTTTTCTAG contains:
- the dnai1.2 gene encoding dynein, axonemal, intermediate chain 1, paralog 2 produces the protein MPPPNNNVATLGRKGSVVQKAPGAKPTKAANKKKDEEEGVDVGDGWDDWTHGKALIKPQDQLELTEAELKEEITRILTANNPHAPQNIVRYSFKERSFKSTSVVDQMAVHFVLEGSLLHQDSDEARRLRAKEGLSEETATVDTGTEPDEEKPETPATPVEDGGEVEEAGEEDRPDSAASKTDKKEPKITNQFNFSERASQTLNNPLRERSCQTEPPPRNIFSATASQWEIYDAYVEELQKQEKNKEKQKAAPSKKDSDKSKKKTMLTEAQMDDMSKMGKLSKKSTILERMVNQNTFDDVAQDFKYFEDASDEFRDKEGTLLPLWKFHYDKAKRLSVTALCWNKKYQDLFAVGMGSYDFSKQGRGMLVFYSLKKSAFPEYIYPTTSGVLCLDIHEQHSYLVVVGFYDGCVAVYNLQEEGLEPVYKSTAKTGKHTDPVWQVCWQNDDLDSNHNFYSVSSDGRVVSWTLVKNELVFTDIIRLSVNGAVSEGPEDAQQPCIASGTSFDFHKQIDYLFLVGTEEGKIHKCSKTYSSQFLETYIAHSMAVDAVKWNHFHPKVFISCSSDWTVKIWDHTINTPMFTFDLNAAVGDVAWSPYSSTVFAAVTTDGTVHVFDLDINKYEAICQQLAVGKKKTKLTHIEFNPIHPIIIVGDDRGYVTSLKLSPNLRKKPKAKKGQELPKGPEVEVAKMERLLSLLREPEQSTV